In Cololabis saira isolate AMF1-May2022 chromosome 4, fColSai1.1, whole genome shotgun sequence, one DNA window encodes the following:
- the LOC133442523 gene encoding uncharacterized protein LOC133442523 — MRLQSSNTCLPALLGMEYPDPMGSGLTVPVLGCQIDPASGNPIPLAGTMEDLNGKGLVAIRYASQTVDPVTGQLAPVAGIRLDMFKKTIVPVTASYWLMMAEQTDSVQVEALQREVCVRNSYCQQQRQRDEDILTDLDAALFQSLLRITDASFDQVQWAGKQLREATMELQDAAQTEAQRRAAQRSFLALILPPHVLHILTFGDEDEWDQHCVWHSALMSGLDKLDVYMDQLQQEKKKRMTQAGVWSTKLHAMESELRQRELWEQCSSRQTELETALSSLHFDRNLSQLRADTAQAVLCGNFWFREYGLVQCSGHEPNIRMMGLLQQRALPVLKRLSQLLGEKQPPSFSPSTCNQHISGLSTKQAYCLEIPSRVWTASVPVVKGISTQSLRDPVSLAQSQDASLQTSSEPAHNSQRRIASSGIHSQESQQLKESAQCLHTAVPTFPEEEWTKLLKLSPLFQLLTAVEQQLKGWGSKAGLLDRGKHFVDVLDAQWECEGELVLLELSVLNPREFLVYQHGLFLMQTLHDLKLTPSVSLQIAASLPNNNYVNNAFRNSFFYQVKLEQCKHIPVL, encoded by the exons ATGCGTCTTCAAAGTTCAAACACGTGTTTGCCCGCTCTGTTGGGGATGGAGTATCCCGATCCTATGGGATCAGGCCTCACCGTACCTGTGCTTGGGTGTCAGATTGATCCAGCATCAGGGAATCCAATACCCTTGGCTGGAACCATGGAGGATCTGAATGGAAAAG GGCTGGTTGCAATACGTTATGCTTCTCAGACTGTTGATCCGGTCACTGGGCAGTTGGCCCCAGTAGCTGGAATAAGGCTGGACATGTTTAAAAAGACCATTGTTCCCGTCACGGCTTCATACTGGCTAATGATGGCAGAACAAACTGATAGTGTGCAG GTAGAGGCCCTGCAGAGAGAAGTGTGTGTGAGAAACTCTTACTGTCAGCAGCAAAGGCAGCGTGATGAAGACATTCTTACTGATCTGGATGCAGCCTTATTCCAGTCTCTCCTTCGGATAACAGATGCAAGCTTTGATCAG GTCCAGTGGGCAGGGAAGCAGCTAAGGGAAGCAACCATGGAGCTGCAGGACGCGGCACAGACTGAGGCCCAGAGAAGAGCAGCTCAGCGCTCCTTCTTGGCCTTAATCCTGCCCCCACATGTGTTACACATCCTCACATTTG GTGATGAGGATGAATGGGACCAGCACTGCGTTTGGCACTCAGCGCTCATGTCTGGCCTTGATAAGTTGGATGTGTATATGGATCAGctgcaacaagaaaaaaaaaaaaggatgacacAAGCAGGAGTGTGGTCTACAAAACTCCATGCAATG GAGAGTGAGCTAAGACAGAGAGAGCTTTGGGAGCAGTGTAGTTCCAGACAGACGGAGCTGGAGACTGCTCTCAGCTCGTTGCATTTTGACAGAAATCTTTCTCAGCTGCGTGCCGACACTGCTCAG GCAGTACTGTGTGGGAACTTTTGGTTCAGGGAGTATGGTCTGGTTCAATGCAGTGGCCATGAGCCAAATATAAGGATGATGGGTCTGCTCCAGCAGAGAGCATTGCCTGTGCTCAAGAGGCTAAGCCAGTTGCTGGGAGAAAAACAGCCACCCAGCTTTTCCCCCAGTACCTGCAATCAGCACATCTCTG GTTTGTCAACAAAGCAGGCCTATTGTCTGGAGATACCCTCTAGAGTCTGGACAGCATCTGTGCCTGTAGTTAAAG GAATATCCACCCAGTCTTTGAGGGACCCTGTTAGCCTGGCTCAGTCTCAGGACGCGAGTCTTCAGACCAGTTCAGAGCCGGCTCACAACTCACAAAGACGGATCGCATCTTCTGGCATTCATTCTCAGG AGAGCCAACAGTTGAAGGAATCAGCCCAGTGTTTACACACTGCGGTTCCCACATTTCCAG AAGAGGAGTGGACCAAGCTGCTGAAGCTATCTCCTCTATTCCAACTCTTAACAGCGgtggagcagcagctgaaggGCTGGGGCAGTAAGGCAGGGCTTCTTG ACAGAGGCAAACATTTTGTGGATGTCCTCGATGCTCAGTGGGAATGTGAGGGAGAGCTGGTTCTTTTGGAGCTATCAGTCCTCAACCCCAGGGAGTTCCTGGTCTACCAACATGGATTATTCCTGATGCAAACACTGCATGATCTAAAACTG ACTCCATCCGTTTCTCTTCAGATAGCAGCTAGCCTCCCAAACAACAACTATGTCAACAATGCCTTCAGAAATTCCTTCTTTTATCAGGTAAAACTGGAGCAATGTAAACATATACCAGTACTTTGA